Genomic segment of Schistocerca nitens isolate TAMUIC-IGC-003100 chromosome 9, iqSchNite1.1, whole genome shotgun sequence:
TCAGATCCAGGCCAAACTTCTCAAGTACAGTGGGGAAACGCTGTGGAAAACAATTgataaaataatactgaatatctGGCAAGAGGACAGCATGCCAAAGGAGTGGAAAACAGCTATAATGTGCcccttacataaaaaaggagataaattaaacttccagaactatcgaggaatctccctactAAATACTACACAAAGTTTTCTCCAAGATTCTAACCAGCAGGCTTACTCCATATGTGGAACAGATAGTTGGAGAATATGAGAGTGGCTTTAGAAGAAAGAGGTCAAGAACTGTCCAGATATTGACACTGTATATACTACTTGAAAAAATAACATACACCAGCTTTATATCTACtttaaacaagcctatgatagcatctcaagagtgGCATTGAAGAATGTAATGGAAGAGGCTGGAATACCTAAGAAGCTCATTAAGCTTTCCATGATGACTCTCAGCGAAACCaaatgtaaagtaaaaatacagggcGAAATCAACAGAGAAGTGGAAATGAAGAAGGGACTTAGACAGGGTGACAATATCTCCTCATTGCTATTCAACCTTTGCCTAGAAAAAGTCAAGGTCAGACAGAGTTAAATAAAGGAGGAACCTTCTTAAATCTTTCACTACAGTACCTAGCCTATGCTGACTATGTGGCATAACTCACACAAAACCTTGCTGTGCTAGGTAAAGCCTATCAACAACTGGAGAAAGGTGCAACGGAACTTGGCCTGACAGTCAACATCGAAAAGACCAAGTATATGGCAATAACCAACCAAcaaaacctaccaaatctcaggataGCCGTCAGGGAGTTTGAAAGGGTGAGAGACTTTAAGTACCTTGGGTTGGTTATCACTGAGACAAATGACATTGGCAGTGAGGTGAAAGCCAGAACAACAGCAGgtaacagatgctactttgccgCATTACCCATGCTTAGGAGTTCGCTTCTATCAGAAAAATCAAAAATCCTcaattacaaaacaattataagaccagttgttatgtatggtgctgaaacatggaccaTGACTGTAAATGAGGAAAGGATCCTTAGCATATGGAAGAGAAAGGTGCTACGTAAAATATATGGCCCAGTATACGAGCAAGAAGGTTGGTGCATTCGTACAAATGCAGAACTACAACATCTTGTTGAAGAACCTGATATTGTTACTACCATTAAAAAAACTGCAGTGGGCAGGGCGTGTGGccagaatggaagaagacagagcatgtaagaggatttttgatggcaaggctggaggcagacggTGGAGGGGACGCCCCAGAAAGAGATGAGTGGATTGAGTTGAAGAAGACATAAAAAAGCTGGGTGTCAGAGAATGGAGACGGAAAGTCATGAATCagatagaatggcaggatattgtgacgcaggccaaggcccttcaagggctgtagagccgaggagtaagtaagtacgacaggcaggaatacctcgggcctattcgggTGACAAATGCGGTACTCTTCTGTGACCAGCTCTTGGACTGGTTGTGGGAGAATTGGAGGTGTGTGGAGAATTTGCACAGAAGATGTCTGCAGACTAGGTCCAAGAGATAGTGCTTGCCTGTGAACCTTGGTGAGACCTTCAGCGTAATGGGAAAGGGAGTTCTGGTCACTGCAATTATACCATTCCCAGGTGGCAAGGATATGTAGTAGGGATTTTTGATGAAGGATagcagctgtcaaaatgtaggtACAGTTTGTGGTTTTAACATGGAAACgcttgtggatggagccatcagatagGAAGAGGTCAATgcctaggaaggtggcatgctcggttcaggacAGCCagatgaagtggatgggagagaaggtgttgatatTGACCAGGAATAGGATAGGGAGTCTTGGCCTGAGCCCAGGTCTGGACTCAGGGCCACGATACCCAAGACAGCCtcgccactgccaaactgtggccaagagcaaagcagaCCACCCTGTGGTACAATTTCGACTTCAATGGCTTCTTCACAACCCGGCCCACCTGGATATTCCCTCCTCAACCACCAGGTTTTCTAAAATGCACAGATGGGAATCATCCTTACAACACTTCCTCCACACCCAAAATTATCCCCGCTCAACCTACAGTAATCTactatccccacaccctccacccaacagtttccatgcTTTGCCCTTAACTGCTCTTTTTCCACTCCCCAGTCTCCCCCGCACCTCCTGAAGCCCCacctggcagtctagtccctgcccGTCCCACCAGACAGCACCCTTCTCTCCCACCATCCGTATCCTGCCGTCtctactcctcctctcaccttGCCACACTCCAGATCACTATTCACATGACAGTCACATTTAAGTTGGAGCTGCATGTGGTAGCCATCATGTGTGCATGCTTTCTTGTGTGGGTGTTGTTGATAAGAAGACTTCGGCCAAAatctataatgtgtaacagtcttttcattgtgcttacCTGCAAGTCAATGGTCATCTGTATGGTGaatggcaatctatccttttcctaatactgctgatattccaacctggagtttccaaggttgatttttattttatttctgaatagATTATAaatctgacaccttcagaatttctgGAATGTCTACGAGAATTTCAAACACTCCAAGTTTCCGTAACTTCAAAATTCAGATTGATTAGGCAAGTTGAAACAAGGAATACCAGTAGTGACATGGAGCCTAGCCAGAAATATTAATCTAAGGAATGCATACACATCCCTTTGAACAGAAGAAAATTTGATCCCATTTAGGTATGCAGTTTATAAATATTGTACTCTGCAGTAATTTAGTGTCAACACTGTCGTAAATACCAATGTTCACAATTGTCTTTAAGGATGTATAAACTGAACAGTAACCTTGTCATTCTATTGGTCAAAACAAAGAGGTATTATCTTAATATCTCGGTTTTGCCATAAGAACTGCAAAGACCTGTGAAATTAGCTGTTGCAGCTTCCTTAGACCTAAACCATGCCCACAGCAATTTCTTTTTCAGTCTTTAAACACAGTATTAATTGTTATAAACCACAGTAacaatgaaaacaaatttaaaaaatatttttcaaacaacATTGTGGGACAACCAAATAAGAAACAAAATCCCAATTCGAAAGTATCAGATTCTATGAGGGacactacaaaagaaatgcacactatttttgttaaaatacagttttcattctgaatgtgtgaaagttttacagtgtgtagatacacccttcccactcgttttcaaacttagttcaatcttgttcccgtgagtggcgccaccacggcatgtcttcaagatggctgctacacttgacgttcatcagaagcaacgtgctgtcatagaattcctgtgctgtgaaaatgagacagtgagaAACACCCACAagcggttgaaaaaggtgtatggagatgctgctgtcgatcgcactacagttagtcggtgggcaagcaggttacatgatgaaagcgggcatggcaatattgaggattgtccttgcagcggcaggcctcgtactgcacacgctccacacaatGTGCAGAATTAACGAATTGgtgctgctgacagatgcatcacagtgaacgaactgtcgcgctacgacgggataggggaaggaagtgtttgcagaatactgaaagtcttGGTgttaaaggtttgtgccaggtgggttcccaggatgttgacagtggctcacaaagaaacaagaaaaacggtatgcagcgaacttttggaacagtacgagaatggtggagatgaaaagTTATGTCTACagtgtttttcaattccgaaggactcttgcttgtggacatcatgccaagtggaaccaccataaattctgatgcacatgtgacgacactgaagaaacttcaagcccgacttgagttgtgttcgaccacatcgtcAAAAGCAGgaggttttgctgttgcacgacaatacacggccacatgtcagtaaaaaaactatggaagcgatcacaaaactcggatggacaacacaaacaccggccttacagtcctgacctggctccatgtgactatcatctctttgggaaactgggaAGActatcttcgtggaacaaggtttgaagatgatgactcccttgtgcacgctgccaaacagtggctccacaacaggttggtccagaattttattaAGCGCATATACAGGTGCTGATTCCatgatggtgtaaggcagttgagagggatggaaattatgtggagaaatgaaaatattgttcctaaaggatgtatctacacactgaaaaactttcaaacatgtagaataaaagattgagttttttaaaaaaatagtgtgaatttttttttagtaACCCTCGTACCTGTCTGCTTTCACCTGTTGTGTCATCAAGATGTTGGACACCCCTAATTCCAGCACACACACAGTGAACAAATATTTGAACAACAATGAGGAATATTTCCCTCCAGCAATAAAATTAAACTGATGGGACAACTGTGGGaagtgtggggggagggggttgttgttgttgttgttgttaaagtgCAGGCATATTAAGTATACAACAGTAAGAGTGACATCACTattccaaaacaaacaaaactgaaaagaaaCATATGAAATCCTCAAGAATAAACTGAACAAAAACCACACAACTGGAATCTAATACTTCATTTGACCTACGTAGCCGATACGAAAGCAGCAATACCCGACACCCACTACCCCCACATAGAACCATAAATACCGATATCATTTCACTCAACTATGTAGCTCAAACCGAGACAGCAATAATACCACCCACCCAACTCAACCATAAAAACAAGTGTTATAAGTTCACTTGATGTATATAGATCCAAGGAAGTCCCCAGTATCATGGACCCACAAATAGCAGAACTTTTGAGTTAATGATTACTGATTATTAATATTGTCaccaatcacaaattttcatttttttaattgcatCCAAAGTGTTTCTGAACTACAACACAAAGATTATATGGCTATAATGGGCATTTCATCTGCTTCTATTTTCACCCAATAGTAACAAAGCTACACAGTTGTTAAGATTTCAGCAGACTATGCCTAATGTGGGATTAATGAGAAAATGATAGTTTGAATTTACTATTATTACCATTTACATGGTACGGTAGCAAACCCATTACTCCATACTATCACTGTAACACAAGTCATATCATACACATGTTGAATACAGTAGTCTGAAAATGTGAAAGTTCTTCAGCAATGCAGAAAACAATAGTTGTGGCCAAACTTAGATAAAGACTTAGGGCCTTCTTAACTTTATTTCTCACTGTCCTTTAGCATTTCCTGATTAAACCCACCTGAGGTATGGTTTATAACAACAGTGTCATTTTGTTACTATTAGGTGAAGACTGAAGCATATATTGATGTCCATTAAAGCCATACAGTCCTTGAATATGTAGCTCCAAACCCCGTTGGAcagcaatgaaaaaataaaaatttgttgttgATGATGGGATTTTATTAATCAATAAACCTTAACCTAGAAGTTTACAGTCACGGGCACTCCTCAACTTAATGACTATTAAGAAGATACTTCTATCATCAAAACCTAATGAGAACAAAATAACTGCAACGTAGCAGACACCTACAAACTACCAAATTGGAACTTCAATAACCAACACAAACCACAAAATCATAAAAAAACTACTCCAACACAAACTTCGATACCCACGTAGCAAGAAAAATTATGTACACAGACGCTGCTCAGTTTATTTATAAATTCTGCACAGTGCCGACATTTCACACATTCCGCAAAGAGGCCTTATAAGTGGAGAAATTTAATTGTAGACACTATATTGTCACCTACAGCAGCAACCATCAAATTActagtaaattaattaaaaaaacacaTGCATAATTAACAGGACAAACcaacaatattaaaataaaaaacaaatcagTACTCAATAACTAATGACATGAAAATTCACTACCCACTAATTTTGCATTACCATGCTGTGTTTTGGGAGAAAAGATTATACTGGTTCCCTTGTGTCCAAAGTAACAATTTTTCTCCAAAATTCTTTTCTGCTGCATTGGTTAGTTAACTTACAGATAATAGGTTACTCTGTTTCAATCCTGACACTAACCACTAACTTCAATCCTGACACTAACCACCAAATTTCACATTCATTTCATGACAGACTAAAACAGATTTTGATTTATACACAAAATGTTAAGAGCGTCACTGTGTGCCATCTGtcttaaaatcatcataacttcaaaGACATTTAATACAATTACTTACCTCAGTAATGTGAACAAATAAATGAAGTTACACTCAACTCCCAGATTGCTTGGAAAACGTTATATAGAATGACATATACAGCACAATAAAGTTATTCCATGCATACTtccaaaataatttctgaattctCATGGATGAGGTGGCGATACAGACAATTAATCTAAATCGAGTAGGCCTATGTGATGGAAAGAAGATTCTACAGTCTGACTGACACCACTAGTCACAATGATTGTATTGAACACGCATATTTACACTGCTGACAGAACTGAAAAGGCTAACCTGAAGTATCTTCCTTTACTTTCCAGAAAGACAACAAATACTACACTACTTTGTAAAATTCACTTCACTGTTGTACCCTAATTCCACTCAAACATGAGCAGTGTTCACCATAGATGATAAAATAGCCATGGAAAAAGGGAGTGGGGTGTCAGGTGAGAGATTTTCAGAATAGGTGAGAGTATCACCCAACAAATTTGCAGTTGGGGAGGGGGGACAGCATCTCCAATCCCTCTACCAATGACAACAATGTATCATCTGATACAGTTTAATTGTAACAAATCTGTCTTCTAACAACTATGGACATGGCACATAATTCACAACTACCCCCAAAACTGTTATATCTATCATTTCTATTGCATTACCTGTATTATATGTCCATTTCTGATATGAAGAACTGCTTCATTACCACAAATAACTACACTgtaatattgaaaatattttcagccaCTCTTTCTCGGCAGCTACTGCAAATATATttaccacatacataaaataaATTCCATTTGCAAAAGATGGAATTTTTTACTTATCTATGTGGTTAAATATTATTAAAATCCAACATTTATCTATTACATTCTGACAGTTTTCAGTACAATGCAGCAAGCAAGCTCCACTTATCAGCCACCAACACATTTACAGTTGCAGAGTGAGTGGCAGTGTAGGTGGGACAAGCTTTCACCATGTGGTGTTGGCACAACATAGATGCTTACTTCTTTGGCACAGTGACAAGATGACAATCACTTCATAATAACTACCATATTAACAGGTACTGTACTTATTataacttggtaacatcagtagcagacaccACAAAAAAGTCTACAGATTGTGCTGATCCAGAGTTGTCAGGACGTCACAAATAAATAGTGCTTAACCCCAGGGCATCTATCGTGACAATAAAATTGTTCCCTGAAGTTCACTTTCCAGAGTCCACTTCTCTCCTAACCCCAAAACTTTCATGCACTCATTCACACTAAGTACAATGCATTTAATATCCTGTCCCTGTCACTCATTGTTAGCACTCCATATACACAGAGGACATCCAAAACTACAGACTGAAACAGTTGCaaaagtttaaatgaaattttatttgaaTAGAAGTGCTACATATTATTGTACAACAAAGAGAGATAAAAATACAACTGCTTGTATGGGCAACTGGAATGATTAATTATGGTAGTAAGCCATATAACATCACTACaagtaaatattaaattttatgtgTAGAGCACAAAATACCTATCTGTGAAAaatagttttgaatacaaattgaAAACTTTTACCGAAAACTGGCAATAATTGTTGCCGTTCAATAAGACACATCCAAAAATTTCACAATTTAATTTCTTTATAAAACCGTGTATTTGCATATTATTAATTTTAACACCTTTCATTCGAAAACCTTTACCCATTACCGTAGCACCCGAGAACACATCAAATAGTGGTCATTACTGTTACCATTATGGTGTTTATGCAGATACAATTTTGAGCTTTGGATGCGCGGTAAAATTTCggacaaatatttttcataatatacatacaaaagtaaattttattgttaaaataaGCTGCTTTATTCACAATAATCTTCGCGCACATTAatttttcaaacagtggaaaacttATTTCTAGTCCACATTCCTTTCCTAAACATATATACACCAACATAATAATTGCAtataatatagaaattaaaatgcttACCACTTGCGCTTTGCAGAGGCAGTCTTTCCACCAGATTTCCGGGCTTTCGCGCCTCGTTTAGGTTTTGCTGCAACTCGTGGCGATCCTTTCTTCGCTACTGACTTACGTGCCTCACCAGATTTTGGTTTCTTCGGTGACTCAGTTTTACCTCTTCCGCGTTTTTCGGGAGTGTTCTTAGATTCTTGGCCATCTGCAACATCAGTTTTATCCTTCTGCTTGCCTCTGGCCCTCTTAGGTGCAGGTTCTCCCTCCTCTAACGTAGTTGCAGTTTTAGCCTCCTCCACGTTTTGTGATGCAGGCTGGGCTTGAGACTTTTTAGGACTT
This window contains:
- the LOC126204083 gene encoding neurofilament heavy polypeptide-like, translated to MPARKGKRSATKTPAAEAAKTAESTDAEQKKPRRSPKKSQAQPASQNVEEAKTATTLEEGEPAPKRARGKQKDKTDVADGQESKNTPEKRGRGKTESPKKPKSGEARKSVAKKGSPRVAAKPKRGAKARKSGGKTASAKRKW